The following proteins come from a genomic window of Miscanthus floridulus cultivar M001 chromosome 2, ASM1932011v1, whole genome shotgun sequence:
- the LOC136537805 gene encoding uncharacterized protein isoform X1, with protein sequence MGALSASTSSVNWLVEDDILLKNAVEAGASLESLAKGAVCFSRKFTLQEIQDRWNSLLYDPEISTQAASRMAEYENELFTSDPAKAHKLFNSKAKDFSFQKRKIDSVKNLYYAMRKRVHNDPCNSGDLGFLVAPCSCMATGSDCVCGGLPNSIEPELNSVSRYGQVGSSYNGGHAYSEMNGQSFHTKHTESMSRDGGGTNNVVYGYSDVGQLYEHHAYAANNHGNSEGNNVSLKSIADFQDSMQFQQLDNNQCGNGVVDSKALVIPNHFSGSVQEPMPLQVIGQPEGSEAPGGAIWSGVQRRDKLTLADDKNVKSENRDPLTFEANLDGGMSGLDHAGDFMDFPFFSNSEDFDILNSEIFLNSPSEGNQEDLDDPAFKVVHGVRTTTTMQNLVHPDEANMSCDQIDLGDVKNNVDASGIILVPTPLLVPCPGLYVECKLNTEDPEIPCNDDVSTPTEYPLECCTSTFGQKSENTIYSASPATSPPSNAEQPKTKDLAIIIKSEDMANVQPSLHTIKMNPSTSEQKEDSVAHDEGSVLGAKPLEGASTTGALLTGNIDTNDANTCMLALPSFSAAGFGEGSPCSLGPHESFDNSHGLTLQNSVQAPDQMQHNSLDGQPELGDKAALQNCMPSNALTDLGIQNTIANEGTPAQAEECLDYEKDVPNYYDLEALILDQDLIPWDQDSDLMHPEVTRFHHPESRKALIRLEQGARSYINRAIMSHGAFAVIYGLHLKCYIKDPEVTLGRETEDVKVDIDLGKEGRANKISRRQAVIKMDESGSFHIKNIGKCPIFVNSKEIPSCKRINLSSDALIEIKDMRFIFHVNQGAVRQYIDRNLKPER encoded by the exons ATGGGCGCCCTGTCGGCTTCGACTTCGTCGGTGAACTGGCTAGTCGAGGACGACATCCTCCTCAAGAACGCCGTCGAG GCTGGTGCCTCATTGGAGTCCTTAGCCAAAGGAGCTGTATGTTTTTCCCGTAAATTCACTCTACAAGAAATACAGGACCGCTGGAATTCATTGCTATATGACCCAGAGATCTCAACACAAGCAGCTTCTCGGATGGCTGAGTATGAGAATGAACTTTTCACTTCCGATCCAGCCAAGGCACATAAACTTTTCAACTCAAAAGCAAAGGATTTTTCATTTCAGAAACGGAAAATAGACAGTGTAAAGAATCTATATTATGCGATGAGAAAGAGAGTACACAATGATCCATGTAACAGTGGTGACCTTGGATTTCTTGTTGCCCCCTGTTCATGTATGGCAACTGGTAGTGACTGTGTCTGTGGAGGCCTACCTAACAGTATTGAACCAGAGCTGAATTCAGTGAGCCGCTATGGGCAAGTGGGTTCAAGCTACAATGGTGGACATGCATATTCTGAAATGAATGGACAATCTTTTCATACGAAGCATACTGAGAGCATGTCAAGAGATGGGGGTGGCACCAATAATGTTGTGTATGGCTACTCAGATGTAGGCCAACTATACGAACATCATGCCTATGCAGCAAATAATCATGGGAATAGTGAAGGGAACAATGTTTCTCTAAAGAGTATCGCAGATTTTCAGGATTCTATGCAGTTTCAGCAGTTGGACAACAATCAATGTGGTAATGGAGTGGTAGACTCAAAGGCTTTGGTGATCCCTAACCATTTCAGTGGAAGTGTGCAGGAACCTATGCCTCTCCAAGTGATTGGTCAACCTGAGGGTTCTGAAGCACCAGGTGGTGCAATCTGGAGTGGGGTTCAGCGAAGAGACAAGCTCACTCTTGCTGATGATAAGAATGTAAAGTCAGAAAACAGGGACCCTCTCACATTCGAAGCAAATTTAGATGGTGGGATGTCTGGTTTAGATCACGCTGGAGATTTTATGGACTTCCCATTTTTCAGTAATAGTGAAGACTTTGATATCCTGAATAGTGAAATTTTTTTGAATTCTCCAAGTGAGGGAAACCAGGAGGATTTAGACGATCCTGCCTTCAAAGTTGTTCATGGGGTTAGAACAACAACAACCATGCAAAATCTGGTGCATCCCGATGAAGCCAATATGTCCTGTGATCAAATAGATCTTGGCGATGTAAAAAATAATGTAGATGCTTCTGGTATAATCTTAGTTCCTACTCCCTTACTAGTGCCCTGTCCTGGCCTGTATGTGGAGTGCAAATTGAACACAGAAGATCCTGAAATTCCTTGCAATGATGATGTTTCTACACCAACAGAGTATCCTCTTGAATGCTGTACTTCTACCTTTGGGCAGAAATCTGAGAATACTATCTATTCAGCCTCCCCTGCAACCAGCCCTCCATCAAATGCTGAACAGCCCAAAACAAAGGACTTGGCCATAATAATAAAGAGTGAAGATATGGCAAATGTTCAACCTTCGTTACATACAATTAAGATGAACCCATCCACTTCAGAACAAAAAGAAGATTCAGTGGCTCATGACGAAGGTAGTGTCCTAGGAGCTAAACCGTTAGAAGGTGCTTCAACAACTGGAGCCCTTTTGACTGGTAACATTGACACAAATGATGCAAACACATGCATGCTAGCTTTGCCCTCTTTCAGTGCTGCTGGATTTGGTGAAGGATCACCTTGTAGTTTAGGACCACACGAGAGCTTTGATAACTCTCATGGTTTGACTTTGCAAAATTCAGTTCAAGCTCCTGATCAGATGCAACACAACTCACTTGATGGTCAACCAGAATTAGGTGACAAGGCTGCTCTACAGAACTGTATGCCATCAAATGCGCTGACAGATTTGGGTATTCAGAACACTATTGCAAATGAGGGAACACCAGCTCAAGCAGAAGAATGCCTTGACTATGAAAAAGATGTTCCAAACTACTATGATCTAGAAGCTTTG ATTCTTGACCAGGATCTCATCCCGTGGGATCAAGACTCTGATTTGATGCATCCTGAAG TTACCAGATTTCATCACCCGGAAAGCAGGAAGGCATTGATTAGATTGGAGCAAGGTGCTCGGTCTTATATAAACAGAGCTATCATGTCGCATGGTGCTTTTGCAGTTATTTATGGATTGCACTTGAAATGCTACATAAAGGATCCTGAG GTTACTCTTGGAAGAGAGACAGAAGATGTCAAAGTTGACATTGATTTGGGAAAAGAAGGGAGGGCAAATAAGATATCTCGCCGACAG GCGGTTATCAAGATGGATGAATCTGGCTCTTTTCATATTAAGAACATTGGAAAATGTCCAATCTTTGTTAATAGCAAGgaaataccaagctgcaaacgCATCAACTTAAGCTCTGACGCATTAATCGAG AtaaaggacatgaggtttatttTTCATGTAAACCAAGGCGCTGTGAGGCAGTACATTGATCGTAACCTGAAGCCAGAACGCTAG
- the LOC136537805 gene encoding uncharacterized protein isoform X2 yields MGALSASTSSVNWLVEDDILLKNAVEAGASLESLAKGAVCFSRKFTLQEIQDRWNSLLYDPEISTQAASRMAEYENELFTSDPAKAHKLFNSKAKDFSFQKRKIDSVKNLYYAMRKRVHNDPCNSGDLGFLVAPCSCMATGSDCVCGGLPNSIEPELNSVSRYGQVGSSYNGGHAYSEMNGQSFHTKHTESMSRDGGGTNNVVYGYSDVGQLYEHHAYAANNHGNSEGNNVSLKSIADFQDSMQFQQLDNNQCGNGVVDSKALVIPNHFSGSVQEPMPLQVIGQPEGSEAPGGAIWSGVQRRDKLTLADDKNVKSENRDPLTFEANLDGGMSGLDHAGDFMDFPFFSNSEDFDILNSEIFLNSPSEGNQEDLDDPAFKVVHGVRTTTTMQNLVHPDEANMSCDQIDLGDVKNNVDASGIILVPTPLLVPCPGLYVECKLNTEDPEIPCNDDVSTPTEYPLECCTSTFGQKSENTIYSASPATSPPSNAEQPKTKDLAIIIKSEDMANVQPSLHTIKMNPSTSEQKEDSVAHDEGSVLGAKPLEGASTTGALLTGNIDTNDANTCMLALPSFSAAGFGEGSPCSLGPHESFDNSHGLTLQNSVQAPDQMQHNSLDGQPELGDKAALQNCMPSNALTDLGIQNTIANEGTPAQAEECLDYEKDVPNYYDLEALILDQDLIPWDQDSDLMHPEVTRFHHPESRKALIRLEQGARSYINRAIMSHGAFAVIYGLHLKCYIKDPEVSYVFS; encoded by the exons ATGGGCGCCCTGTCGGCTTCGACTTCGTCGGTGAACTGGCTAGTCGAGGACGACATCCTCCTCAAGAACGCCGTCGAG GCTGGTGCCTCATTGGAGTCCTTAGCCAAAGGAGCTGTATGTTTTTCCCGTAAATTCACTCTACAAGAAATACAGGACCGCTGGAATTCATTGCTATATGACCCAGAGATCTCAACACAAGCAGCTTCTCGGATGGCTGAGTATGAGAATGAACTTTTCACTTCCGATCCAGCCAAGGCACATAAACTTTTCAACTCAAAAGCAAAGGATTTTTCATTTCAGAAACGGAAAATAGACAGTGTAAAGAATCTATATTATGCGATGAGAAAGAGAGTACACAATGATCCATGTAACAGTGGTGACCTTGGATTTCTTGTTGCCCCCTGTTCATGTATGGCAACTGGTAGTGACTGTGTCTGTGGAGGCCTACCTAACAGTATTGAACCAGAGCTGAATTCAGTGAGCCGCTATGGGCAAGTGGGTTCAAGCTACAATGGTGGACATGCATATTCTGAAATGAATGGACAATCTTTTCATACGAAGCATACTGAGAGCATGTCAAGAGATGGGGGTGGCACCAATAATGTTGTGTATGGCTACTCAGATGTAGGCCAACTATACGAACATCATGCCTATGCAGCAAATAATCATGGGAATAGTGAAGGGAACAATGTTTCTCTAAAGAGTATCGCAGATTTTCAGGATTCTATGCAGTTTCAGCAGTTGGACAACAATCAATGTGGTAATGGAGTGGTAGACTCAAAGGCTTTGGTGATCCCTAACCATTTCAGTGGAAGTGTGCAGGAACCTATGCCTCTCCAAGTGATTGGTCAACCTGAGGGTTCTGAAGCACCAGGTGGTGCAATCTGGAGTGGGGTTCAGCGAAGAGACAAGCTCACTCTTGCTGATGATAAGAATGTAAAGTCAGAAAACAGGGACCCTCTCACATTCGAAGCAAATTTAGATGGTGGGATGTCTGGTTTAGATCACGCTGGAGATTTTATGGACTTCCCATTTTTCAGTAATAGTGAAGACTTTGATATCCTGAATAGTGAAATTTTTTTGAATTCTCCAAGTGAGGGAAACCAGGAGGATTTAGACGATCCTGCCTTCAAAGTTGTTCATGGGGTTAGAACAACAACAACCATGCAAAATCTGGTGCATCCCGATGAAGCCAATATGTCCTGTGATCAAATAGATCTTGGCGATGTAAAAAATAATGTAGATGCTTCTGGTATAATCTTAGTTCCTACTCCCTTACTAGTGCCCTGTCCTGGCCTGTATGTGGAGTGCAAATTGAACACAGAAGATCCTGAAATTCCTTGCAATGATGATGTTTCTACACCAACAGAGTATCCTCTTGAATGCTGTACTTCTACCTTTGGGCAGAAATCTGAGAATACTATCTATTCAGCCTCCCCTGCAACCAGCCCTCCATCAAATGCTGAACAGCCCAAAACAAAGGACTTGGCCATAATAATAAAGAGTGAAGATATGGCAAATGTTCAACCTTCGTTACATACAATTAAGATGAACCCATCCACTTCAGAACAAAAAGAAGATTCAGTGGCTCATGACGAAGGTAGTGTCCTAGGAGCTAAACCGTTAGAAGGTGCTTCAACAACTGGAGCCCTTTTGACTGGTAACATTGACACAAATGATGCAAACACATGCATGCTAGCTTTGCCCTCTTTCAGTGCTGCTGGATTTGGTGAAGGATCACCTTGTAGTTTAGGACCACACGAGAGCTTTGATAACTCTCATGGTTTGACTTTGCAAAATTCAGTTCAAGCTCCTGATCAGATGCAACACAACTCACTTGATGGTCAACCAGAATTAGGTGACAAGGCTGCTCTACAGAACTGTATGCCATCAAATGCGCTGACAGATTTGGGTATTCAGAACACTATTGCAAATGAGGGAACACCAGCTCAAGCAGAAGAATGCCTTGACTATGAAAAAGATGTTCCAAACTACTATGATCTAGAAGCTTTG ATTCTTGACCAGGATCTCATCCCGTGGGATCAAGACTCTGATTTGATGCATCCTGAAG TTACCAGATTTCATCACCCGGAAAGCAGGAAGGCATTGATTAGATTGGAGCAAGGTGCTCGGTCTTATATAAACAGAGCTATCATGTCGCATGGTGCTTTTGCAGTTATTTATGGATTGCACTTGAAATGCTACATAAAGGATCCTGAGGTCAGCTATGTTTTCAGCTAG
- the LOC136537807 gene encoding FAD synthetase, chloroplastic-like isoform X2: MERGAATAAAALGCALRSPSPSASPAPRWPPLLRCPRRVPPGPPRSLLPPARRFRPLDMKKGQSRNSLKTFSSSGHLGVRLNNEDLVNDKLLIDCGEDQDCVLGGIVALGKFDALHIGHRKLAMHASKAGTPFLLSFAGMAEVLGWTYRPPIVAQCDRKRVLSSWAPYCRNVVPLEYQVEFSKVRSLSPRQFVERLSKDLRIKGVVAGENYRFGYKASGDAAELVKLCEEFGLSALIVRSVMDTAKRSHNGVSAAINSSDKGQVSSSCVRHALAMGDVEYVSELLGRKHRLVLMLNQHCLHEKKNIVLPNSCMLNMPPAEGLYENCDLVNGGYLGPCRVIINSDTLIIEMKDENSLSLNPIQEVRQLGIEFG, encoded by the exons ATGGAGAggggcgccgccaccgccgccgcagcgcTCGGCTGCGCCCTCCGCTCCCCTTCTCCCTCCGCGTCCCCGGCTCCCCGGTGGCCGCCGCTCCTCCGCTGCCCCCGCCGCGTCCCGCCCGGGCCTCCCCGCTCCCTCCTGCCGCCCGCGCGGCGTTTCAG GCCTCTAGACATGAAGAAGGGACAGAGTAGGAACTCACTGAAGACCTTCAGCTCATCTGGACACTTGGGGGTTAGACTAAACAATGAAGATCTCGTCAATGATAAGCTCCTAATAGATTGTGGAGAGGATCAAGATTGTGTGCTCG GTGGCATAGTTGCCCTGGGAAAGTTTGATGCCCTCCACATTGGTCATCGGAAATTGGCAATGCATGCTTCTAAAGCAGGGActccttttcttctttcttttgcgGGAATGGCCGAAGTACTTGGCTGGACATATAG GCCTCCTATAGTTGCTCAATGTGATCGCAAGCGGGTCCTTTCATCTTGGGCTCCATACTGTAGGAATGTGGTACCTCTTGAATATCAAGTTGAGTTTTCAAAGGTCAGGTCCCTGTCTCCACGACAATTTGTTGAAAGGTTATCAAAGGATCTTAGAATAAAAGGTGTCGTGGCAG GTGAAAATTACAGGTTTGGTTACAAAGCATCTGGTGATGCAGCTGAGTTAGTGAAACTATGTGAGGAATTTGGTTTAAGTGCATTGATTGTACGTTCTGTCATGGACACGGCAAAAAGATCTCATAATGGAGTTTCAGCCGCTATAAATTCGAGTGATAAAGGACAGGTTTCTTCCAGCTGTGTCCGCCATGCGTTGGCTATGGGTGACGTGGAATACGTCTCTGAATTACTAGGGAGGAAACACCGTCTTGTGCTAATGCTTAACCAACACTGCCTTCATGAAAAGAAAAACATTGTACTCCCtaattcttgcatgttgaacatgCCACCAGCCGAAGGTCTCTATGAAAACTGTGACCTTGTTAATGGAGGGTATCTTGGACCATGTAGAGTGATCATCAACTCTGATACCCTCATCATTGAGATGAAAGATGAGAACAGTTTATCTCTAAATCCTATTCAAGAAGTTCGGCAGTTAGGGATTGAGTTTGGATAA
- the LOC136537807 gene encoding FAD synthetase, chloroplastic-like isoform X1 — MERGAATAAAALGCALRSPSPSASPAPRWPPLLRCPRRVPPGPPRSLLPPARRFRPLDMKKGQSRNSLKTFSSSGHLGVRLNNEDLVNDKLLIDCGEDQDCVLVQFSPLCADISICKLVHIGNASRNYTGGIVALGKFDALHIGHRKLAMHASKAGTPFLLSFAGMAEVLGWTYRPPIVAQCDRKRVLSSWAPYCRNVVPLEYQVEFSKVRSLSPRQFVERLSKDLRIKGVVAGENYRFGYKASGDAAELVKLCEEFGLSALIVRSVMDTAKRSHNGVSAAINSSDKGQVSSSCVRHALAMGDVEYVSELLGRKHRLVLMLNQHCLHEKKNIVLPNSCMLNMPPAEGLYENCDLVNGGYLGPCRVIINSDTLIIEMKDENSLSLNPIQEVRQLGIEFG; from the exons ATGGAGAggggcgccgccaccgccgccgcagcgcTCGGCTGCGCCCTCCGCTCCCCTTCTCCCTCCGCGTCCCCGGCTCCCCGGTGGCCGCCGCTCCTCCGCTGCCCCCGCCGCGTCCCGCCCGGGCCTCCCCGCTCCCTCCTGCCGCCCGCGCGGCGTTTCAG GCCTCTAGACATGAAGAAGGGACAGAGTAGGAACTCACTGAAGACCTTCAGCTCATCTGGACACTTGGGGGTTAGACTAAACAATGAAGATCTCGTCAATGATAAGCTCCTAATAGATTGTGGAGAGGATCAAGATTGTGTGCTCG TGCAATTTTCTCCTCTATGTGCAGATATCAGTATCTGCAAGTTGGTccatattgggaatgcaagcagAAACTATACTG GTGGCATAGTTGCCCTGGGAAAGTTTGATGCCCTCCACATTGGTCATCGGAAATTGGCAATGCATGCTTCTAAAGCAGGGActccttttcttctttcttttgcgGGAATGGCCGAAGTACTTGGCTGGACATATAG GCCTCCTATAGTTGCTCAATGTGATCGCAAGCGGGTCCTTTCATCTTGGGCTCCATACTGTAGGAATGTGGTACCTCTTGAATATCAAGTTGAGTTTTCAAAGGTCAGGTCCCTGTCTCCACGACAATTTGTTGAAAGGTTATCAAAGGATCTTAGAATAAAAGGTGTCGTGGCAG GTGAAAATTACAGGTTTGGTTACAAAGCATCTGGTGATGCAGCTGAGTTAGTGAAACTATGTGAGGAATTTGGTTTAAGTGCATTGATTGTACGTTCTGTCATGGACACGGCAAAAAGATCTCATAATGGAGTTTCAGCCGCTATAAATTCGAGTGATAAAGGACAGGTTTCTTCCAGCTGTGTCCGCCATGCGTTGGCTATGGGTGACGTGGAATACGTCTCTGAATTACTAGGGAGGAAACACCGTCTTGTGCTAATGCTTAACCAACACTGCCTTCATGAAAAGAAAAACATTGTACTCCCtaattcttgcatgttgaacatgCCACCAGCCGAAGGTCTCTATGAAAACTGTGACCTTGTTAATGGAGGGTATCTTGGACCATGTAGAGTGATCATCAACTCTGATACCCTCATCATTGAGATGAAAGATGAGAACAGTTTATCTCTAAATCCTATTCAAGAAGTTCGGCAGTTAGGGATTGAGTTTGGATAA
- the LOC136537807 gene encoding FAD synthetase, chloroplastic-like isoform X3, protein MYFNQSRPLDMKKGQSRNSLKTFSSSGHLGVRLNNEDLVNDKLLIDCGEDQDCVLVQFSPLCADISICKLVHIGNASRNYTGGIVALGKFDALHIGHRKLAMHASKAGTPFLLSFAGMAEVLGWTYRPPIVAQCDRKRVLSSWAPYCRNVVPLEYQVEFSKVRSLSPRQFVERLSKDLRIKGVVAGENYRFGYKASGDAAELVKLCEEFGLSALIVRSVMDTAKRSHNGVSAAINSSDKGQVSSSCVRHALAMGDVEYVSELLGRKHRLVLMLNQHCLHEKKNIVLPNSCMLNMPPAEGLYENCDLVNGGYLGPCRVIINSDTLIIEMKDENSLSLNPIQEVRQLGIEFG, encoded by the exons ATGTACTTCAATCAAAGCAGGCCTCTAGACATGAAGAAGGGACAGAGTAGGAACTCACTGAAGACCTTCAGCTCATCTGGACACTTGGGGGTTAGACTAAACAATGAAGATCTCGTCAATGATAAGCTCCTAATAGATTGTGGAGAGGATCAAGATTGTGTGCTCG TGCAATTTTCTCCTCTATGTGCAGATATCAGTATCTGCAAGTTGGTccatattgggaatgcaagcagAAACTATACTG GTGGCATAGTTGCCCTGGGAAAGTTTGATGCCCTCCACATTGGTCATCGGAAATTGGCAATGCATGCTTCTAAAGCAGGGActccttttcttctttcttttgcgGGAATGGCCGAAGTACTTGGCTGGACATATAG GCCTCCTATAGTTGCTCAATGTGATCGCAAGCGGGTCCTTTCATCTTGGGCTCCATACTGTAGGAATGTGGTACCTCTTGAATATCAAGTTGAGTTTTCAAAGGTCAGGTCCCTGTCTCCACGACAATTTGTTGAAAGGTTATCAAAGGATCTTAGAATAAAAGGTGTCGTGGCAG GTGAAAATTACAGGTTTGGTTACAAAGCATCTGGTGATGCAGCTGAGTTAGTGAAACTATGTGAGGAATTTGGTTTAAGTGCATTGATTGTACGTTCTGTCATGGACACGGCAAAAAGATCTCATAATGGAGTTTCAGCCGCTATAAATTCGAGTGATAAAGGACAGGTTTCTTCCAGCTGTGTCCGCCATGCGTTGGCTATGGGTGACGTGGAATACGTCTCTGAATTACTAGGGAGGAAACACCGTCTTGTGCTAATGCTTAACCAACACTGCCTTCATGAAAAGAAAAACATTGTACTCCCtaattcttgcatgttgaacatgCCACCAGCCGAAGGTCTCTATGAAAACTGTGACCTTGTTAATGGAGGGTATCTTGGACCATGTAGAGTGATCATCAACTCTGATACCCTCATCATTGAGATGAAAGATGAGAACAGTTTATCTCTAAATCCTATTCAAGAAGTTCGGCAGTTAGGGATTGAGTTTGGATAA
- the LOC136537807 gene encoding FAD synthetase, chloroplastic-like isoform X4 produces MKKGQSRNSLKTFSSSGHLGVRLNNEDLVNDKLLIDCGEDQDCVLVQFSPLCADISICKLVHIGNASRNYTGGIVALGKFDALHIGHRKLAMHASKAGTPFLLSFAGMAEVLGWTYRPPIVAQCDRKRVLSSWAPYCRNVVPLEYQVEFSKVRSLSPRQFVERLSKDLRIKGVVAGENYRFGYKASGDAAELVKLCEEFGLSALIVRSVMDTAKRSHNGVSAAINSSDKGQVSSSCVRHALAMGDVEYVSELLGRKHRLVLMLNQHCLHEKKNIVLPNSCMLNMPPAEGLYENCDLVNGGYLGPCRVIINSDTLIIEMKDENSLSLNPIQEVRQLGIEFG; encoded by the exons ATGAAGAAGGGACAGAGTAGGAACTCACTGAAGACCTTCAGCTCATCTGGACACTTGGGGGTTAGACTAAACAATGAAGATCTCGTCAATGATAAGCTCCTAATAGATTGTGGAGAGGATCAAGATTGTGTGCTCG TGCAATTTTCTCCTCTATGTGCAGATATCAGTATCTGCAAGTTGGTccatattgggaatgcaagcagAAACTATACTG GTGGCATAGTTGCCCTGGGAAAGTTTGATGCCCTCCACATTGGTCATCGGAAATTGGCAATGCATGCTTCTAAAGCAGGGActccttttcttctttcttttgcgGGAATGGCCGAAGTACTTGGCTGGACATATAG GCCTCCTATAGTTGCTCAATGTGATCGCAAGCGGGTCCTTTCATCTTGGGCTCCATACTGTAGGAATGTGGTACCTCTTGAATATCAAGTTGAGTTTTCAAAGGTCAGGTCCCTGTCTCCACGACAATTTGTTGAAAGGTTATCAAAGGATCTTAGAATAAAAGGTGTCGTGGCAG GTGAAAATTACAGGTTTGGTTACAAAGCATCTGGTGATGCAGCTGAGTTAGTGAAACTATGTGAGGAATTTGGTTTAAGTGCATTGATTGTACGTTCTGTCATGGACACGGCAAAAAGATCTCATAATGGAGTTTCAGCCGCTATAAATTCGAGTGATAAAGGACAGGTTTCTTCCAGCTGTGTCCGCCATGCGTTGGCTATGGGTGACGTGGAATACGTCTCTGAATTACTAGGGAGGAAACACCGTCTTGTGCTAATGCTTAACCAACACTGCCTTCATGAAAAGAAAAACATTGTACTCCCtaattcttgcatgttgaacatgCCACCAGCCGAAGGTCTCTATGAAAACTGTGACCTTGTTAATGGAGGGTATCTTGGACCATGTAGAGTGATCATCAACTCTGATACCCTCATCATTGAGATGAAAGATGAGAACAGTTTATCTCTAAATCCTATTCAAGAAGTTCGGCAGTTAGGGATTGAGTTTGGATAA